A genomic stretch from Candidatus Margulisiibacteriota bacterium includes:
- the thiC gene encoding phosphomethylpyrimidine synthase ThiC — MTTQRQSALKGSVTPQMAKVARDEGRKPAEIRAGVARGTIAIPFNPRHKNVRAVGIGQGLKTKVNANIGTSADYPRVKEELKKLKAALDAKTDAVMDLSTGGDIRAIRKQILKACPVPLGTVPIYQAMVDRRMTAGGMFAVVEEQAKEGVDFMTIHCGVTKRSIEQLRKKPRLMEVVSRGGAAMMKWIVETGEENPFYEDYDWLLEIAREYDITLSLGDGMRPGSIIDAGDAAQIEELKILGDLTKRAWKAGVQVIIEGPGHVPYDQIAGQMKLEKKLCHGAPFYVLGPLPTDVAPGYDHITAAIGGTLAAVSGADFLCYVTPTEHLGLPTPADVKEGVIASRIAGHCADIVKKVPGAREWDRKMSQARKALNWGKQIALAIDPVKAKAIHGKRTRNSRHATGDTCTMCGEFCAMKISSAALK, encoded by the coding sequence ATGACCACCCAGCGCCAGTCAGCCCTCAAGGGGAGCGTTACCCCGCAAATGGCCAAGGTCGCGCGCGACGAAGGGCGCAAACCGGCGGAGATCCGCGCGGGAGTCGCCCGCGGCACGATCGCCATCCCCTTTAATCCCCGGCATAAAAATGTCAGAGCGGTCGGCATCGGCCAGGGCCTGAAGACCAAAGTTAACGCCAACATCGGCACCTCCGCCGATTATCCCCGCGTCAAGGAAGAACTAAAGAAACTCAAGGCCGCGCTCGACGCCAAAACCGACGCCGTGATGGACCTGTCGACCGGCGGCGATATCAGGGCGATCAGGAAACAGATACTTAAGGCCTGTCCGGTCCCGCTCGGCACCGTGCCGATCTACCAGGCGATGGTCGATCGGCGGATGACCGCGGGCGGAATGTTCGCGGTCGTGGAGGAGCAGGCCAAAGAAGGGGTCGACTTCATGACGATCCACTGCGGCGTGACCAAACGGTCGATCGAACAGCTGCGGAAAAAGCCGCGGTTGATGGAGGTCGTTAGCCGGGGCGGGGCGGCAATGATGAAATGGATCGTGGAAACGGGCGAGGAAAATCCCTTTTATGAAGATTACGACTGGCTGCTCGAGATCGCCCGCGAATATGACATTACCCTGTCGCTCGGCGACGGGATGCGGCCCGGCTCGATCATTGACGCGGGCGACGCGGCCCAGATCGAGGAACTCAAGATCCTGGGCGACTTAACAAAACGGGCGTGGAAAGCCGGGGTGCAAGTAATTATCGAAGGGCCCGGCCATGTTCCTTACGACCAGATCGCCGGCCAGATGAAGCTGGAAAAAAAGCTCTGCCATGGTGCGCCGTTCTACGTCCTGGGGCCGCTGCCGACCGACGTTGCCCCCGGCTACGATCATATTACCGCGGCGATCGGCGGGACGCTGGCGGCCGTGTCCGGGGCAGACTTCCTCTGTTACGTTACCCCGACCGAGCATCTCGGCCTGCCGACCCCGGCCGATGTTAAAGAAGGGGTCATCGCTTCGCGCATCGCCGGCCATTGCGCCGATATAGTGAAAAAGGTGCCAGGTGCTAGGGAGTGGGATAGAAAGATGTCGCAGGCGCGGAAAGCGTTGAACTGGGGAAAGCAGATCGCGCTGGCGATCGATCCGGTTAAAGCGAAAGCGATCCACGGTAAAAGGACCCGTAACTCGCGACACGCGACCGGCGACACTTGCACGATGTGCGGCGAATTCTGCGCGATGAAGATCTCCTCGGCGGCGCTGAAGTAG
- a CDS encoding TIGR00725 family protein, with amino-acid sequence MDKKIFIAVIGESHASPEIAKLAEEVGVEIAKAGAVLVSGGLKGVMESSCKGAKSAGGTTIGILPGSRREDGNPYIDYPIITGIGYARNKLVVKSGHAVIAVGGHYGTLSEIGFALGYKIPVVGLNTWQMINHNGQMDKEVHRVNTAKEAVVLALKLAREAKPLEEPSEFRK; translated from the coding sequence ATGGACAAAAAAATATTTATCGCGGTTATCGGCGAAAGCCACGCTTCCCCGGAGATCGCCAAACTGGCTGAAGAGGTCGGGGTGGAGATCGCCAAAGCGGGCGCCGTGCTGGTGAGCGGCGGCTTAAAAGGGGTGATGGAATCGTCATGCAAAGGGGCCAAGAGCGCCGGCGGCACGACGATCGGCATCCTGCCGGGGAGCCGGCGGGAAGACGGTAATCCGTACATCGATTACCCGATCATCACCGGCATCGGCTACGCGCGGAACAAACTGGTCGTGAAGAGCGGGCACGCGGTGATCGCGGTCGGCGGCCATTACGGAACCCTGTCGGAGATCGGTTTCGCCCTCGGCTATAAGATCCCGGTCGTCGGACTAAATACCTGGCAGATGATCAATCATAACGGCCAGATGGACAAAGAGGTCCACCGCGTTAACACCGCCAAGGAAGCGGTCGTCCTGGCCTTGAAGCTGGCCCGCGAAGCCAAGCCGCTGGAAGAGCCGAGCGAATTCAGGAAGTAA
- a CDS encoding NUDIX hydrolase — protein sequence MDKLAEKKIGTKRVFDGRLLGVRVDTVQVPSGLETTREIVEHPGAVAIVAVTENKELVLVRQFRTPTGEVLLEIPAGVPHKGEKRAESARRELAEETGYHAKNVRKVWEGYSSPGYSNELIEFFLATGFERRPPAPDEDEFVEPELIKVSSCLDLLKAGKVRDNKTIIGIVIADRFLKGEL from the coding sequence ATGGATAAATTAGCGGAAAAGAAGATCGGGACGAAACGGGTCTTTGACGGCCGCTTGCTCGGCGTCCGGGTCGACACGGTGCAGGTGCCGAGCGGTTTGGAAACGACCCGCGAGATCGTGGAACATCCCGGGGCGGTCGCGATCGTCGCCGTGACGGAGAACAAAGAGCTGGTCCTGGTCCGGCAGTTCCGGACGCCGACCGGTGAAGTCCTTTTGGAGATCCCGGCCGGGGTCCCGCATAAGGGGGAAAAGCGCGCAGAGTCGGCCCGCCGCGAACTGGCGGAAGAGACCGGTTACCATGCCAAAAACGTCCGCAAGGTCTGGGAGGGATATTCCTCGCCCGGCTATTCCAACGAGCTGATCGAATTCTTTCTGGCGACCGGCTTTGAGCGGCGGCCGCCGGCGCCCGACGAAGACGAGTTCGTCGAGCCGGAGCTGATCAAGGTCTCTTCCTGCCTTGACCTGCTCAAGGCCGGCAAGGTCCGGGACAACAAGACGATCATCGGCATCGTGATCGCCGATCGTTTCCTCAAAGGGGAGTTGTAA
- a CDS encoding 3D domain-containing protein — MVSRGIIVASAYNSLPGQTDSSPWITASGTRCREGVIASNHFPIGTKLLIEGYKGKVFVVEDRMNKRYGKKIDIWFRDYDDAVNFGVRKVKYSVLKSA; from the coding sequence GTGGTTAGCAGGGGAATAATCGTCGCTTCGGCTTATAATTCACTCCCCGGCCAAACCGACAGCAGCCCTTGGATCACCGCTTCCGGGACCCGTTGCCGCGAGGGGGTCATTGCTTCTAACCACTTCCCGATCGGCACCAAGCTGCTGATCGAAGGTTATAAAGGAAAAGTCTTTGTCGTGGAAGACCGGATGAACAAAAGATACGGCAAGAAGATCGATATCTGGTTCCGCGATTACGACGACGCGGTCAATTTCGGCGTCCGCAAAGTCAAGTACTCCGTCCTTAAGTCAGCATAA
- the thiL gene encoding thiamine-phosphate kinase, which yields MKLTQLGEFGLIERLAKHEPKLPGTIVGIGDDCAVLQLQTSNLKLPNKNKKDKYQLITTDALVEGVHFQRKGLSFFALGQKALAANISDIAAMGGWPTHALVTVGLPPTMNVKAVDDLYRGLNSLARKNRIDIVGGDTVASPKALVISITLLGEVEKNKLILRSTAKVGDLICVTGKFGGPASKGYSIRRPVPGTRYREAGAIAKAKLATSMIDSSDGLVRSVLEICKASKVGARIFTAQVPIAPGATLDQALYGGEEYELVFTVKPKTKKLQYKVVGEIVGRRAGVKLVDRRGKIKEPRSGGYEHFGQ from the coding sequence GTGAAACTAACGCAACTTGGTGAATTCGGCCTCATTGAACGCCTCGCTAAACACGAACCAAAACTGCCCGGCACTATTGTCGGCATTGGCGATGATTGTGCCGTATTACAACTTCAAACATCCAACCTCAAACTTCCAAATAAAAACAAAAAAGACAAATACCAACTCATTACCACGGATGCGCTTGTTGAGGGCGTTCATTTCCAGAGAAAAGGGCTCTCTTTCTTTGCCCTGGGCCAAAAGGCGCTGGCGGCCAATATCTCCGACATCGCGGCGATGGGGGGATGGCCGACGCATGCGCTGGTCACGGTCGGATTGCCGCCGACCATGAACGTTAAAGCGGTCGACGATCTTTACCGCGGGCTTAACTCGCTGGCCAGGAAAAACCGGATCGACATTGTCGGCGGCGACACGGTCGCTTCACCGAAAGCCCTTGTTATCTCAATAACTCTGCTTGGCGAGGTGGAAAAGAATAAACTGATCCTGCGTTCGACCGCCAAGGTTGGGGACCTTATTTGCGTGACTGGTAAATTCGGCGGTCCGGCTTCCAAGGGATACTCCATCCGGCGCCCGGTACCCGGTACCCGGTACCGGGAAGCTGGAGCGATCGCCAAAGCGAAACTAGCTACGTCAATGATCGACAGCTCCGACGGGCTGGTCCGTTCGGTGCTGGAGATCTGCAAGGCAAGTAAGGTCGGCGCGCGGATCTTTACGGCCCAGGTGCCGATCGCGCCGGGGGCGACCCTGGACCAGGCGCTCTACGGCGGGGAAGAGTACGAATTGGTATTTACCGTCAAACCAAAAACTAAAAAACTGCAATATAAAGTGGTCGGCGAGATCGTCGGCCGGCGGGCAGGGGTCAAGTTGGTCGACCGGCGTGGTAAAATAAAAGAGCCGCGTTCCGGCGGTTACGAGCACTTCGGCCAATGA
- a CDS encoding M20/M25/M40 family metallo-hydrolase, which produces MINKKRLVKTFNKLVRIDSLSLREANVVRYVQRELRRLGIRSTQVGRPSGGDTGSLLASLPGRGPTIMLNAHLDTVSPGKNIKPRERNGVIRSDGTTVLGADNKAGVAAILEVLRTIKRKKLAHPPLQIIFTVAEEIGLVGAKALPVKALKADYGFALDGGAINKILNQAPSQVNLTALIIGQAAHAGVHPEAGVNAIRVASEAIAKMKIGRIDRETTANIGVIKGGKATNIIPDEVEIRGEARSHDPAKLRRQVKQMTGQLRQACRRHGARLKLKTERLYRSFAVKPDSPVVQAVLAGMKKQRLTPLIKPSGGGSDANIFNAVGVPTVVLGVGARHLHTTQEELVVRAFVRGTELLLAIITGAHHG; this is translated from the coding sequence ATGATCAACAAAAAACGGCTGGTCAAGACCTTTAATAAACTGGTCCGGATCGACAGCTTGTCGCTGCGCGAAGCGAACGTCGTCCGTTACGTCCAGCGGGAATTGCGGCGGCTGGGGATCAGGTCTACCCAGGTCGGCAGACCCAGCGGCGGCGATACCGGCAGTCTACTGGCGTCCCTGCCTGGTCGGGGGCCGACGATCATGCTCAATGCCCACCTTGACACCGTTTCGCCCGGCAAGAACATTAAGCCGCGCGAGCGGAACGGCGTTATCCGCTCCGACGGCACGACCGTACTGGGAGCGGACAATAAAGCCGGGGTCGCGGCGATCCTGGAAGTGCTCCGGACCATTAAGCGGAAAAAGCTGGCACACCCGCCGCTGCAGATCATTTTTACGGTTGCCGAAGAGATCGGGCTGGTCGGAGCGAAAGCTTTGCCGGTCAAAGCGCTTAAGGCCGACTATGGGTTCGCTTTGGACGGCGGAGCGATCAATAAGATCTTGAACCAAGCTCCCTCCCAGGTCAATTTGACCGCGCTGATCATCGGCCAGGCCGCTCACGCCGGCGTCCATCCGGAAGCGGGGGTCAACGCGATCAGGGTCGCCAGCGAAGCGATCGCCAAAATGAAGATCGGCCGGATCGACCGCGAGACGACGGCGAACATCGGCGTGATCAAGGGGGGCAAGGCGACCAACATCATCCCGGACGAGGTGGAGATCAGGGGCGAGGCCCGGAGCCATGATCCGGCCAAACTGCGCCGCCAGGTCAAGCAGATGACCGGGCAGCTCCGGCAGGCTTGCCGCCGGCACGGCGCCCGGCTCAAGCTGAAGACCGAACGGCTGTACCGCTCTTTTGCCGTTAAACCGGACAGCCCGGTAGTGCAGGCCGTATTGGCCGGGATGAAAAAGCAGCGTTTAACGCCGCTGATCAAACCGAGCGGGGGCGGCTCCGACGCCAATATATTTAACGCGGTCGGGGTGCCGACCGTCGTCCTGGGGGTCGGCGCGCGGCATTTGCACACGACCCAGGAAGAACTGGTCGTCCGCGCTTTTGTCCGCGGGACCGAGCTCCTCTTGGCCATTATCACCGGAGCGCACCATGGATAA
- the xerD gene encoding site-specific tyrosine recombinase XerD, whose amino-acid sequence MKEAAKAFLDYLQIERGYSKNTTDSYRLDLEQFAKFVKRKRPDQIARADVKNYIDHLNAEAFSAATIERKMASLKSFFHFAQGEGLSKEDPTIDFSLPKKAKRLPKALSMGDTVKMLMAARGKTPLNMRNAALLELLYATGMRASEIIALNLSDINFDVSFVRCFGKGSKERVVPVGRAALGSLKEYLENGRPKLPQKDKEALFLDKNGQRLSRSGLWGVVKKIVHALGLKEQTSPHTLRHSFATHLLEKGADLRSVQEMLGHSDIATTQIYTSVSRERLKKMYAKAHPRA is encoded by the coding sequence ATGAAAGAGGCAGCCAAGGCGTTCCTCGATTACCTGCAGATCGAACGGGGGTACTCCAAAAATACGACCGATTCCTACCGTCTCGATCTGGAGCAATTCGCCAAATTTGTCAAAAGGAAGAGACCGGACCAGATCGCGCGGGCGGACGTCAAGAATTATATCGATCACCTCAATGCCGAAGCTTTTTCGGCCGCCACGATCGAGCGGAAAATGGCCAGCCTGAAGTCGTTCTTCCACTTTGCCCAGGGGGAGGGCCTGTCCAAAGAAGACCCGACGATCGACTTCAGCTTGCCCAAGAAAGCGAAGCGACTCCCCAAAGCGCTGAGCATGGGCGATACGGTCAAAATGCTGATGGCGGCCAGAGGGAAGACGCCGCTCAATATGCGCAACGCCGCCTTGCTCGAGCTGCTCTACGCGACCGGGATGCGCGCTTCGGAGATCATCGCGCTCAACCTGTCCGATATTAATTTTGACGTTTCGTTCGTCCGCTGTTTCGGCAAAGGGTCGAAAGAACGGGTGGTCCCGGTCGGTCGGGCGGCGCTCGGTTCCTTGAAAGAATATCTGGAGAACGGCCGGCCCAAGTTGCCGCAAAAGGACAAGGAAGCGCTGTTCCTGGATAAAAATGGGCAACGCCTGAGCCGCTCCGGCCTCTGGGGGGTCGTCAAGAAGATCGTCCACGCGCTCGGTTTGAAAGAGCAGACCTCGCCGCACACCTTGCGCCATTCTTTTGCCACGCATCTCTTGGAGAAGGGGGCGGACCTGCGCTCGGTCCAGGAGATGCTCGGCCATTCCGACATCGCCACGACGCAGATCTACACGTCGGTTTCGCGCGAACGGCTGAAAAAAATGTACGCGAAAGCTCACCCGCGGGCTTAG
- a CDS encoding site-2 protease family protein, translating into MLDLTFLLFSLPILLVVITVHEFAHAFVADRLGDPTPRLAGRLTLNPIAHLDPIGLLMLVIVRFGWAKPVPINPYNFRDPRQGSLLVSLAGPASNFLFAWVLAIIMRSLPFPATGLLAYLLSYAIWINLALAVFNLIPVPPLDGSHVLEYFLPPYQLESYYRLQQYGFLLLVAIIFFGSPLLIAIVEFLYRLLV; encoded by the coding sequence ATGTTAGACCTGACATTCTTGCTGTTCTCATTGCCGATCTTGCTGGTGGTGATCACGGTCCACGAATTTGCGCACGCGTTCGTGGCCGACCGCTTGGGTGACCCGACGCCGCGGCTGGCCGGCCGGTTGACCCTGAACCCGATCGCCCATCTCGACCCGATCGGCCTGCTCATGCTGGTCATCGTCCGTTTCGGCTGGGCGAAGCCGGTGCCGATCAACCCTTATAATTTCCGCGATCCCCGGCAGGGAAGTCTGTTGGTCAGTTTAGCCGGCCCGGCGTCCAACTTTTTGTTTGCCTGGGTCCTGGCGATCATCATGAGGAGCCTGCCGTTCCCAGCGACCGGTTTGCTAGCCTACCTGCTTAGTTACGCGATCTGGATCAACCTGGCGCTGGCCGTTTTTAACCTGATCCCGGTCCCGCCGCTCGACGGTTCGCACGTGCTGGAATACTTCCTGCCGCCTTACCAGCTGGAGTCGTATTACCGGCTGCAGCAGTACGGGTTCCTTTTGCTCGTTGCCATTATTTTCTTCGGTTCGCCGCTGTTGATCGCGATCGTCGAATTCCTTTACCGGCTGCTGGTCTGA
- the rlmN gene encoding 23S rRNA (adenine(2503)-C(2))-methyltransferase RlmN yields MIELSLAELIAAGLKPVKAKTLFRSCHQLFDFPSPLTIEQVEAEAKVKKVRFRLADGLAGESVYMDQGPDKKFVCVSSQVGCPIGCRFCATGRMGFKRNLTVSEIVAQVYHFAKEEKISNLVFMGMGEPFLNYGQVLKAIGLLNSELGQNIAARKIVVSTIGIVTGIKQFGSELQKLKLAWSLAAPDDKLRRQLVPYPTLPSIAETINAINDYQQKTKQRVTIEYVLLKGVNNSPEQLTELDRLARTIDSHINLIEYNPSPGLDFAAGDVDRARLLLKKRKANVTVRRSLGKEIAAACGQLGSVMIK; encoded by the coding sequence ATGATCGAACTTTCCTTAGCTGAATTGATCGCTGCCGGCCTCAAGCCGGTCAAAGCTAAAACGCTGTTCCGTTCCTGCCACCAACTGTTCGACTTCCCCTCCCCATTAACGATCGAACAAGTCGAAGCTGAAGCTAAGGTCAAAAAAGTCCGCTTCCGCCTGGCCGACGGCTTAGCCGGCGAGTCGGTCTACATGGACCAGGGGCCGGACAAGAAATTCGTTTGCGTCTCTTCGCAGGTCGGCTGCCCGATCGGCTGCCGCTTTTGCGCCACCGGCCGGATGGGCTTCAAGCGCAATTTGACGGTTAGCGAGATCGTCGCCCAGGTTTATCATTTTGCTAAAGAGGAGAAGATATCCAATCTCGTTTTCATGGGGATGGGCGAACCATTTCTTAATTATGGGCAGGTGCTAAAAGCGATCGGCCTGCTCAACAGCGAGCTCGGCCAGAATATCGCCGCCCGCAAGATCGTCGTCTCTACTATCGGAATCGTCACCGGCATCAAACAGTTCGGTTCCGAACTGCAGAAACTAAAGCTCGCTTGGTCGCTGGCCGCACCGGATGACAAGCTTCGCCGTCAGCTCGTCCCCTATCCCACCTTACCCAGCATTGCAGAAACGATCAACGCCATTAATGACTACCAGCAGAAGACCAAACAGCGGGTGACAATAGAATACGTCCTCTTAAAGGGGGTTAACAACAGCCCGGAACAGTTAACAGAACTTGACCGGCTGGCCAGAACGATCGACAGCCATATCAATTTGATCGAATACAACCCATCACCGGGGCTCGACTTCGCGGCCGGCGATGTCGACCGGGCCCGCTTGCTCCTGAAAAAGCGCAAAGCCAACGTCACGGTCCGCCGCAGTCTGGGCAAGGAGATCGCCGCCGCCTGTGGCCAGCTCGGCTCAGTTATGATAAAATAA